The following are encoded in a window of Rissa tridactyla isolate bRisTri1 chromosome 3, bRisTri1.patW.cur.20221130, whole genome shotgun sequence genomic DNA:
- the LOC128907507 gene encoding epoxide hydrolase 1-like, producing MWQEFLPNAWESILSRIRSFEYSQKNAVLVPAAALGVGGMLVFWLRSRHKIKTIEMGDGWWGSGERPLKGKEDESIRPFKIEASDKEIEDLHRRLEQARYTPPLEGAAFHYGFNSNYLRKVVAYWRNQFDWRKQVEVLNKYPHFRTTIEGIDIHFIHVKPSYVPHGRAVQPLLMVHGWPGSFYEFYKIIPLLTEPSRHGLNEGDVVFEVICPSIPGYGFSEAPHQKGFDTIATARIFHKLMNRLGFKQYYVQGGDWGSRITTNMAQMLPQSVKGLHVNLVFVNKQGLRRMISVMLGAYVPWLVGLTREDVRRTYPFMQKNIYDLLRESGYLHIQATKPDTAGCGLNDSPVGLAAYILEKFSTWTDKSFLHKDDGGLESKYSLDELLTNVMIYWVTSSIVSSMRFYKENLSKDPNLTAHARVGVYVPTGIAAFPQEIVHTPRIWAKQNFKNIITYTYMPRGGHFAAFEEPKLLAQDIIHFVRKVEQL from the exons ATGTGGCAGGAGTTCCTTCCAAATGCCTG gGAGAGCATCTTGTCGCGGATCAG GTCTTTTGAATATTCTCAGAAGAATGCAGTCCTGGTCCCTGCAGCCGCCCTGGGGGTTGGAGGGATGCTGGTTTTCTGGCTGAGGTCTAGACACAAGATCAAGACTATTGAAATGGGTGATGGATGGTGGGGCTCAGGTGAAAGACCcctaaaagggaaagaagatgaaAGTATCCGTCCCTTCAAGATTGAAGCATCTGACAAAGAAATCGAG GACCTGCACCGCCGCCTGGAGCAGGCCCGCTACACACCACCACTGGAAGGGGCCGCCTTCCACTATGGCTTCAACTCCAACTACCTGCGGAAGGTGGTGGCCTACTGGAGGAACCAGTTCGACTGGCGCAAGCAAGTGGAAGTCCTGAACAAATATCCCCATTTCCGAACCACTATTGAAG GGATCGATATCCATTTTATCCATGTGAAGCCCTCCTATGTCCCCCATGGTCGAGCTGTTCAACCTCTGCTGATGGTCCATGGCTGGCCCGGCTCCTTCTATGAGTTCTACAAGATCATCCCTCTGCTCACGGAGCCATCCAGGCACGGCCTGAACGAGGGTGATGTGGTGTTTGAGGTCATCTGCCCATCCATCCCAGGCTACGGCTTCTCAGAGGCACCGCACCAGAAAG GCTTTGACACCATAGCAACAGCTCGGATATTTCATAAGCTGATGAACAGATTGGGCTTCAAGCAATACTACGTACAGGGAGGAGACTGGGGATCTCGTATTACCACAAACATGGCCCAGATGCTGCCACA ATCTGTGAAGGGGCTTCATGTGAATCTCGTCTTCGTCAACAAACAAGGTTTGAGAAGAATGATTTCTGTGATGCTTGGGGCTTATGTACCATGGCTCGTAGGCCTCACTAGGGAAGATGTTCGACGTACTTACCCTTTCATGCAGAAGAATATATATGACCTTCTGCGAGAGTCTGGCTACTTACACATCCAAGCCACCAAACCAGACACTGCAG GCTGTGGACTGAATGACTCCCCTGTGGGGCTTGCTGCATATATTTTAGAGAAATTCTCTACCTGGACAGATAAATCATTTCTGCATAAAGATGATGGAGGCTTGGAAAG CAAATACTCTCTTGATGAGCTTTTGACCAACGTGATGATTTATTGGGTGACATCCTCCATTGTGTCTTCAATGCGATTCTACAAGGAGAACTTATCCAAGGACCCTAATCTAACTGCTCATGCCAG GGTTGGAGTATATGTTCCCACAGGGATTGCAGCTTTTCCTCAGGAGATAGTACATACACCACGTATCTGGGCAAAGCAGAACTTCAAGAACATCATCACTTACACTTACATGCCACGTGGAGGGCATTTTGCTGCCTTTGAGGAACCAAAGCTTCTGGCACAAGACATCATCCACTTTGTCAGAAAGGTGGAACAGCTGTGA
- the MAD2L1BP gene encoding MAD2L1-binding protein — translation MAPAPPEAARGGRSATPMMPRGGGHSNSSRPPSARQKMAAPGVAVAPARAASPVSPLLIAEAPPALDRGSGGMRPCRSGPMAAACPSVSVVFPGAVSRESCCRFACELLKHVLHQRHQLPLPYEQLAYFCRRAAQDGDVIKKPRSMDVASKKCQQVLTELEGVLQHLEVMFSLTLVPRVLILLGGNVMSPKELYELNLEGIYEGSAEESLKTASCVRKLFHSLFVADVFSELKALPVTGTVVMLQGHRDCGVDWFRPKLNYKVPTRGRKLTVNLSCDGDINMRASSPQHMTSTWEDYVWFQAPVTLKGFHE, via the exons ATGGCGCCTGCACCGCCGGaagcggcgcggggcgggcgctCCGCCACTCCCATGatgccccgcggcggcggccatTCAAATTCCAGCCGGCCGCCCTCGGCTAGGCAGAAGATGGCGGCTCCCGGTGTAGCGGTCGCTCCCGCCCGAGCGGCTTCTCCCGTGTCCCCGCTCCTCATCGCTGAGGCGCCGCCGGCCCTGGATCGTGGTAGCGGTGGGATGAGGCCCTGTCGGAGCGGGCCCATGGCGGCTGCCTGCCCCTCGGTGTCTGTGGTGTTCCCGGGCGCTGTGAGCCGGGAGAGCTGCTGCCGCTTCGCCTGCGAGCTCCTCAAGCACGTCCTACACCAGCGGCACCAGCTCCCGCTCCCCTACGAGCAGCTCGCCTACTTCTGCCGGCGGGCGGCGCAG gatgGAGATGTGATTAAGAAGCCACGCTCCATGGACGTGGCAAGCAAGAAGTGCCAGCAGGTGCTGACGGAGCTGGAGGGAGTGCTCCAGCACTTGGAAGTCATGTTTAGTTTGACATTGGTTCCTCGGGTTCTTATTCTACTTGGAGGCAATGTCATGAGCCCCAAGGAGCTCTATGAGCTCAACTTGGAGGGTATCTATGAGGGCAGTGCTGAGGAGAGCCTGAAAACTGCATCCTGTGTTCGCAAGCTCTTTCACTCGCTCTTCGTGGCAGATGTCTTCAGTGAACTTAAGGCTCTCCCTGTCACAGGCACTGTTGTTATGCTCCAAGGACACCGCGATTGTGGTGTTGATTGGTTCCGGCCCAAGCTCAACTATAAAGTGCCGACCCGAGGGAGGAAACTAACTGTTAACTTGTCCTGTGATGGAGACATCAACATGCGTGCCTCATCTCCTCAGCATATGACTTCTACTTGGGAGGACTATGTATGGTTTCAAGCACCTGTGACGCTCAAAGGCTTTCATGAATGA